A genome region from Desulfallas thermosapovorans DSM 6562 includes the following:
- the glgP gene encoding alpha-glucan family phosphorylase, protein MFAFRTVTVIPRLPREINRLRELAYNLYFSWNDCAVALFKSINPDLWEEVYHNPVQFLLQVDESDLKRAAASENFLSQYRQAIDSFDIYMQQETWYDKNKVKFSGAGQNQQDGLIAYFSAEFGLHESYPTYSGGLGLLAGDHCKAASDLGLPFVGVGLLYKHGYFTQLINQEGRQEAHYRYQNFSALPITPALDGSGRELLVAVELPGRQVHARVWQIQVGRVTIYFLDADLPVNSREDRELTGQLYGGDQETRIGQEILLGMGGVRALRALGYAPTVWHINEGHAAFLLVERLREFVEDKGLPVGAALEALRADTLFTTHTPVPAGHDIFNPEMIDRYFGYLYPRLGLNREQFLQLAHDQDRGGFNMTLLALKQCGFCNGVSRLHGEVTRSMFHTLYPDIPLEEVPIGHVTNGVHTLTWLAPEMRKLFNKYLGESWRRCVSDLPDWERVENIPGRELWEVHMSLKEKMVQFARRHLVQQRVRNHETLDRIKEVENYLRPEVLTIGFARRFATYKRAGLLFRDKDRLAALVNDQKRPVQFIFAGKAHPADKPGQELIKLINDVAADERFRGKVVFLENYDINISRYLLQGVDVWLNTPRRPLEASGTSGMKAAVNGVLNCSVLDGWWPEAYNGRNGFAVGEDWDFPSDDARDQHDYYSLFALLEKVIIPAYYEQTVGVPRKWAEWMKESIKTITPYFSTQRMVLEYTQKYYLKAHERSRLLSSRSYQVCHDLYRLKNFLRENWHHVKISGVETSGAESMHPEEKLTVRATVELGPVPRDNVCVEIVYGEVAVRGLKGIKAIPLSEASVAGETDRVVYAGDISLPQGTFGYTVRVRPHSPHFAHHFELPLVCWTSSL, encoded by the coding sequence ATGTTTGCCTTTCGCACTGTTACGGTTATCCCCCGTTTACCCCGGGAGATTAACCGCCTAAGGGAATTGGCCTATAACCTTTATTTTAGCTGGAATGATTGCGCCGTTGCCTTATTTAAATCCATTAATCCTGATTTATGGGAGGAGGTCTACCATAACCCGGTACAATTTTTGTTACAGGTGGATGAATCCGATTTGAAAAGGGCGGCCGCCAGTGAAAATTTTTTAAGCCAGTACAGGCAAGCAATTGACTCATTCGACATTTATATGCAGCAGGAAACCTGGTATGATAAAAATAAAGTAAAATTTAGCGGTGCCGGGCAAAACCAGCAAGATGGTTTGATTGCCTATTTTTCGGCTGAATTCGGCTTGCATGAATCATACCCCACATATTCCGGTGGTCTGGGACTATTAGCCGGGGATCACTGCAAAGCAGCCAGTGATCTGGGGCTTCCCTTTGTGGGGGTAGGGTTGCTTTATAAACATGGTTATTTCACCCAGTTAATTAACCAGGAAGGACGCCAGGAAGCCCATTACCGCTATCAAAACTTCAGTGCATTGCCCATTACTCCAGCCCTGGACGGCAGCGGCCGGGAGTTGTTGGTGGCGGTGGAATTACCGGGGCGGCAAGTGCATGCCCGGGTATGGCAAATTCAAGTGGGTAGAGTTACCATTTACTTTTTAGACGCTGATTTGCCCGTTAACAGCCGCGAGGACCGGGAACTCACGGGACAGTTGTATGGGGGCGACCAGGAGACGCGCATCGGTCAGGAGATTCTTCTGGGCATGGGTGGCGTACGGGCGCTCAGGGCACTGGGATATGCACCTACGGTGTGGCACATCAACGAGGGGCATGCCGCCTTTTTGCTGGTGGAACGGCTGCGGGAGTTCGTTGAAGATAAGGGATTGCCGGTGGGGGCGGCCCTGGAGGCATTACGGGCGGACACCTTGTTTACCACCCATACCCCGGTACCCGCCGGGCATGATATCTTCAACCCGGAAATGATTGATCGCTATTTTGGATATTTGTATCCCAGGCTGGGCCTTAACAGGGAGCAATTTTTGCAATTGGCCCATGACCAGGACCGCGGCGGGTTCAATATGACTTTGCTGGCCCTGAAACAGTGCGGGTTTTGCAACGGGGTCAGTCGCCTGCACGGCGAGGTAACCCGTTCCATGTTTCATACCCTTTACCCTGATATTCCCCTGGAAGAAGTTCCCATTGGGCATGTGACAAACGGTGTGCATACCCTGACCTGGCTGGCTCCGGAGATGCGCAAACTGTTTAACAAATACCTTGGTGAGTCATGGAGAAGATGTGTCTCGGATCTCCCCGATTGGGAACGGGTGGAGAACATACCCGGCCGGGAGTTGTGGGAGGTACATATGAGCCTTAAAGAGAAAATGGTGCAATTTGCCCGCCGCCACCTGGTTCAACAGCGGGTGCGTAACCATGAAACACTGGACCGGATAAAGGAAGTGGAAAATTACCTGCGTCCCGAGGTACTGACCATTGGTTTTGCCCGGCGGTTTGCCACTTATAAGCGGGCCGGGCTACTTTTCAGAGATAAAGACAGGCTTGCCGCGCTGGTTAATGACCAAAAGCGACCGGTGCAGTTTATTTTTGCCGGCAAAGCTCACCCTGCGGATAAGCCGGGCCAGGAACTAATCAAATTAATTAATGATGTGGCCGCTGATGAGCGCTTCAGGGGTAAGGTCGTGTTCCTGGAAAACTATGATATCAATATTTCCCGCTATTTGCTGCAGGGGGTGGATGTGTGGCTGAATACCCCCCGCCGCCCGCTGGAAGCCAGCGGCACCAGCGGCATGAAAGCAGCCGTCAATGGCGTGCTGAATTGCAGCGTGCTGGACGGCTGGTGGCCCGAGGCTTATAATGGGAGAAACGGCTTTGCCGTGGGCGAGGACTGGGATTTTCCCAGCGATGATGCCCGGGATCAGCATGATTACTATTCGTTGTTTGCGCTACTGGAAAAGGTGATTATACCGGCTTATTATGAGCAAACGGTGGGGGTGCCCAGGAAATGGGCGGAGTGGATGAAAGAGTCCATTAAAACCATCACCCCTTACTTCAGTACCCAGCGAATGGTGTTGGAGTACACGCAAAAATATTACCTGAAGGCCCACGAAAGAAGCCGGTTACTTAGTTCCCGCAGTTACCAGGTGTGCCATGACCTGTACCGGTTGAAAAATTTTCTGCGGGAAAACTGGCATCATGTGAAAATTTCCGGTGTGGAAACCAGCGGTGCCGAAAGCATGCATCCCGAAGAAAAGCTTACCGTGCGGGCCACCGTGGAACTGGGTCCGGTGCCCCGGGACAACGTGTGTGTGGAAATTGTGTATGGTGAGGTGGCTGTGCGTGGCCTAAAAGGGATTAAAGCAATCCCTTTGTCTGAGGCAAGTGTCGCCGGAGAGACGGACCGGGTTGTATACGCCGGAGACATCAGCCTGCCCCAGGGCACCTTTGGCTATACGGTGCGGGTGCGCCCCCACAGCCCCCATTTCGCCCACCATTTCGAACTGCCGCTGGTATGCTGGACATCGTCGTTGTAG
- a CDS encoding DUF4912 domain-containing protein translates to MSIIIDRMELPRWYDENKIVFMVVNPTTAYLYWELAFSQCKALQGNRPSLRLFEIPAQQQHFEQPRLVKSIVLPAFTDNWYFNELQSGRQYQAEIGWEQNHVFFSILRSNTISMPPATPLAVPSNVKWQPVNHISEKPTLHANRPVGSVDELIQQMSFYMGIKEVS, encoded by the coding sequence ATGTCAATTATCATTGATAGGATGGAATTACCCCGTTGGTACGATGAAAATAAAATTGTTTTTATGGTGGTCAACCCCACAACCGCTTATTTATACTGGGAACTGGCCTTTAGCCAGTGCAAAGCTTTGCAGGGTAACCGGCCATCACTGCGTCTATTTGAAATTCCCGCCCAGCAGCAGCATTTTGAGCAACCCCGGCTGGTAAAAAGTATAGTACTGCCGGCATTTACGGATAACTGGTATTTTAATGAATTACAAAGCGGACGCCAATACCAGGCGGAAATAGGCTGGGAGCAAAACCACGTTTTTTTCAGTATCCTCAGATCCAACACCATAAGCATGCCACCGGCAACACCGCTGGCCGTACCAAGCAATGTTAAATGGCAGCCCGTAAATCATATTTCAGAAAAACCCACCCTCCACGCCAACCGGCCAGTGGGTTCGGTTGATGAATTAATACAGCAAATGTCCTTTTACATGGGCATAAAGGAAGTATCTTAG